Proteins co-encoded in one Ictalurus furcatus strain D&B chromosome 9, Billie_1.0, whole genome shotgun sequence genomic window:
- the LOC128613091 gene encoding CUB and zona pellucida-like domain-containing protein 1, which translates to MTVVFSSDVSVTPQGFRAEWAFIDYISCRDHCGYNGALCSCTSSCQTYGNCCNDYYDYCFPTTTTTNTTTTTTTPESTTTESSLTAARVDCSSDSMNIAIRKSYLDSLGFSWYDLYLDDHRCRASTDNYYVTFNFPLHSCSTRRKTENGRISYTSNVRAAQSTSGEITRHDTEFLLVVRCLMERDSSVGTLYEAKEITNATISGTATFTTPSPIPRTE; encoded by the exons GGCTTTCATAG attacaTTAGCTGCAGGGATCACTGTGGTTATAATGGTGCGCTCTGTTCCTGCACCAGCTCCTGTCAGACCTATGGAAACTGCTGCAATGACTATTACG ATTATTGtttccccaccaccaccaccaccaacaccaccacaaccacaACAACACCAG AATCCACGACGACAGAAAGCTCACTGACAGCAG CCCGTGTGGATTGCTCCTCTGACTCGATGAACATTGCCATCCGTAAATCCTACCTGGACTCACTGGGCTTCAGCTGGTATGACCTTTATCTGGATGACCATCGCTGCAGAGCTTCAACTGACAACTACTATGTCACCTTCAACTTCCCTCTCCATAGCTGCAGCACCAGGAGAAAG ACCGAGAATGGACGTATTAGCTACACCAGTAATGTGCGAGCAGCTCAGTCAACGTCGGGTGAGATCACCCGACATGATACAGAGTTCCTGTTGGTTGTGAGATGTCTGATGGAGCGTGATTCTTCAGTTGGGACTCTTTATGAAGCCAAAGAGATTACAAATGCAACTATCAGTGGAACGG CAACTTTTACTACCCCATCACCGATTCCCCGTACCGAGTGA
- the LOC128612161 gene encoding CUB and zona pellucida-like domain-containing protein 1, with the protein MAFYPSRSFYYPITDFPYRVNLNQQLYVQVQLTPAEPSLHLFMDSCVASPNHDYSSRTYDLIRNGCRRDNTVNIYRNGNRYFAQFSFSAFKFLRTHNQVFLKCDVVICPDNDYNSRCRQGCRNRGKRSTSSDHHTEVLTLGPITLKGPEEAEAKTEDKE; encoded by the exons ATGGCCTTTTACCCATCCAGAAGCTTTTACTACCCCATCACCGATTTCCCGTACCGAGTGAACCTCAATCAGCAACTGTACGTGCAGGTGCAGCTAACCCCAGCCGAACCAAGCCTCCACCTGTTCATGGACTCCTGTGTGGCCTCGCCAAACCATGACTACAGCAGCCGCACCTATGACCTTATACGCAATGG CTGTCGGAGAGACAACACAGTAAACATATACAGAAATGGAAATCGTTACTTCGCTCAGTTCAGCTTCAGCGCATTCAAGTTCCTGCGCACACACAACCAGGTGTTCCTCAAGTGTGATGTCGTTATCTGCCCTGACAACGACTACAACTCACGATGTCGCCAAGGATGCCGTAATCGCGGGAAACGAAGCACTAGCTCTGATCACCACACTGAGGTTCTCACCCTTGGGCCAATCACACTCAAAG gtCCAGAGGAGGCTGAGGCCAAGACGGAGGACAAGGAGTGA